In Camelina sativa cultivar DH55 chromosome 16, Cs, whole genome shotgun sequence, a single window of DNA contains:
- the LOC104752575 gene encoding cytochrome P450 734A1-like: MEEESSSSWLILVLSIMFSLVIVKGMSLLWWRPRKIEEHFSKQGIRGPPYHFFIGNVKELVGMMLKASSHPMPFSHNILPRVLSFYHHWRKIYGATFLVWFGPTFRLTVADPNLIREIFSKSEFYEKNEAHPLVKQLEGDGLLSLKGEKWAHHRRIISPTFHMENLKLLVPVVLKSVTDMLDKWSDKLSENGEIEVDVYEWFQILTEDVISRTAFGSSYEDGRAIFRLQAQQMLLCAEAFQKVFIPGYRFFPTRGNLKSWKLDKEIRKSLLKLIERRRESVVDGDGEECKEPTGKDLLGLMIQAKNVTVQDIVEECKGFFFAGKQTTSNLLTWTTILLSMHPEWQAKARDEVLRVCGSRDVPTKDHVVKLKTLSMILNESLRLYPPVVATIRRAKSDVKLGGYKIPCGTELLIPIIAVHHDQAIWGNDVNEFNPARFVDGVPRAAKHPVGFIPFGLGARTCIGQNLAILEAKLTLAVMIQRFTFHLAPTYQHAPTVLMLLYPQHGAPITFRRLVDQS, encoded by the exons ATGGAGGAAGAAAGCAGCAGCAGCTGGTTAATTCTTGTTTTGTCTATAATGTTCAGTCTTGTAATAGTGAAGGGTATGTCTCTGTTATGGTGGAGACCAAGAAAGATCGAAGAACATTTCTCGAAACAGGGGATTCGAGGTCCTCCTTATCACTTCTTCATCGGAAATGTTAAAGAACTTGTTGGAATGATGCTTAAGGCTTCTTCTCATCCTATGCCTTTCTCTCACAATATTCTTCCTAGAGTTCTCTCTTTTTACCATCACTGGAGAAAAATCTATG gTGCTACATTTCTGGTATGGTTCGGTCCAACTTTTCGGTTAACCGTAGCTGATCCCAATCTGATCCGAGAGATCTTCTCTAAGTCTGAGTTCTATGAGAAGAACGAAGCTCACCCTTTGGTTAAACAACTCGAAGGCGATGGACTTCTTAGTCTCAAAGGCGAGAAATGGGCTCATCATCGCAGAATCATTAGCCCTACTTTTCACATGGAGAATCTTAAGTTGCTTGTGCCAGTGGTGTTAAAGAGTGTGACCGACATGCTTGATAAATGGTCCGACAAGTTATCCGAAAACGGTGAAATTGAGGTTGATGTCTATGAGTGGTTTCAGATTTTGACTGAAGATGTTATTAGTAGAACAGCTTTTGGAAGTAGCTACGAAGATGGCCGAGCAATTTTTCGACTTCAAGCTCAACAAATGCTTCTATGTGCCGAAGCTTTTCAAAAAGTCTTCATTCCAGGCTATAG ATTTTTTCCGACAAGAGGGAATCTGAAGTCTTGGAAGTTGGACAAGGAGATAAGGAAGTCGTTGTTGAAGCTGATAGAGCGGCGTAGAGAGAGCGTTGTTGACGGAGACGGCGAAGAATGTAAGGAGCCAACGGGTAAGGATTTGTTGGGATTAATGATTCAAGCAAAGAATGTGACGGTTCAAGACATTGTGGAGGAGTGTAAAGGCTTCTTCTTTGCCGGGAAACAGACAACTTCTAATCTGCTTACGTGGACGACCATCTTGCTATCCATGCACCCGGAGTGGCAGGCCAAAGCACGTGATGAGGTCCTCAGGGTATGCGGCTCACGTGATGTCCCTACCAAGGACCATGTCGTTAAGCTTAAAACG TTGAGTATGATCTTGAACGAGTCACTAAGGTTGTATCCACCAGTAGTTGCTACAATTCGACGCGCTAAATCGGATGTGAAGCTAGGAGGGTACAAAATCCCCTGTGGCACGGAGCTTCTTATCCCAATCATAGCGGTCCATCATGACCAAGCCATATGGGGCAACGATGTGAACGAATTTAATCCAGCTCGGTTTGTAGATGGGGTGCCGCGTGCTGCCAAACACCCCGTTGGCTTTATACCGTTTGGCCTCGGAGCTCGAACATGCATTGGTCAGAATCTTGCTATACTTGAGGCCAAATTGACACTCGCTGTAATGATCCAACGCTTCACCTTTCACTTGGCTCCTACTTACCAGCATGCACCTACCGTCCTTATGTTGCTTTATCCTCAGCACGGTGCACCAATCACCTTCCGGAGATTAGTTGACCAATCATGA